The Prunus persica cultivar Lovell chromosome G8, Prunus_persica_NCBIv2, whole genome shotgun sequence genome includes a region encoding these proteins:
- the LOC109950601 gene encoding EPIDERMAL PATTERNING FACTOR-like protein 9: protein MAKSTTRPKLLLLFFTLIFAAYVLQGSRTQVAALPHQQRVYDSSPPQEEQLLKQSRKETMNYARRLMIGSTAPTCTFNECRGCKFKCRAEQVPVEGNDPINSAYHYRCVCHR, encoded by the exons atggcCAAATCTACAACAAGACCTAAATTACTCTTACTATTCTTCACATTAATCTTTGCAGCATATGTTTTACAAG GATCCAGAACCCAAGTAGCAGCACTTCCACACCAGCAAAGGGTCTATGATTCTTCTCCACCACAAGAAGAACAACTACTTAAGCAG AGCAGGAAGGAAACCATGAACTACGCAAGGAGATTGATGATTGGATCCACAGCACCAACATGCACTTTTAATGAGTGCAGAGGGTGCAAGTTCAAGTGCAGAGCAGAGCAAGTGCCAGTGGAGGGAAACGACCCAATTAATAGTGCCTACCACTACAGATGTGTGTGCcataggtaa
- the LOC18768613 gene encoding asparagine--tRNA ligase, cytoplasmic 2 — protein sequence MESEQAMAATVSTRLTTFKYSNRVLLKTILERRDGGLELAGERVVVGGWVKSSKEVRKEPVPLIVGDHRPNEPEPRSDVSCTEILQSRIPFLRAIVKILGGSGGHYPLGEKLEAAVHKPPPPSTVFLKVSDGSCVATLQVVVESSLAPPSQLLHTGTCIIVEGLLQQSLVHGTNVIELRVDTVHHIGTVDYSKYSLAKKRVPLDKLRDFCHIRARTTTVASVMRIRNALDFAAHTFCQNHGFLSVQVPILTTTDCKGFSEKFQVTSLFGKAGEKEEPHHKAIAELEGVSLDVIKAAVKEKSNLVEELKRTDSNKEALDAAVQDLRKANELASQLEAREKTKPKTSQKVDNVKSSEDFFSSPTYLTCSGRMHLESYACALGNVYSFGPRFQADKEESPKHAAEMWMFEVELAFSQLEDAINCADDFLKFLCKWVLENCPEDMKFVSQRIDKTRADRLHSVISSSFERISYTEALDAIKKVTEKKIDTKIEWGAALTEADLSYLADEIFKKPVIIYNYPKEAKPFYVRLNDDGKTVAAFDIVVPKAGKLISGSQNEERITILTTRVKELGLAREQYEWYLDLRRHGTVKHSGFSLEFDLMVLFSTGLTDVRDVIPFPRSYGKADY from the exons aTGGAATCTGAACAAGCAATGGCAGCTACTGTCTCAACCCGATTGACCACTTTCAAGTACTCGAACCGGGTTCTCTTGAAAACCATATTGGAGAGAAGGGATGGTGGCCTAGAATTGGCTGGTGAGAGAGTTGTGGTTGGAGGGTGGGTGAAGTCCTCCAAGGAGGTCAGGAAAGAGCCTGTGCCCCTTATAGTTGGTGATCATAGGCCGAATGAACCTGAACCCAGATCAGATGTCAGCTGTACCGAAATTCTTCAGTCTCGGATACCATTTTTAAGAGCAATTGTGAAGATCTTGGGAGGAAGCGGCGGCCATTACCCTCTTGGCGAAAAGCTGGAGGCTGCGGTTCATAAGCCCCCTCCTCCTTCCACTGTCTTCTTGAAAGTCAGTGATGGTTCTTGTGTTGCAACTCTTCAG GTGGTTGTTGAATCCTCACTAGCTCCACCAAGCCAGCTCTTGCATACTGGAACTTGTATCATAGTGGAAGGTTTGCTCCAGCAGTCTTTGGTACATGGCACAAATGTTATCGAGCTGAGAGTGGATACAGTACATCATATTGGAACAGTAGATTACAGCAAGTATTCATTAGCGAAAAAACGTGTGCCGTTGGATAAGTTAAGGGATTTTTGCCACATTCGAGCTCGAACAACCACG GTGGCATCTGTTATGCGAATCCGCAATGCGCTGGATTTTGCAGCTCACACATTTTGTCAAAACCATGGTTTCCTTAGTGTGCAAGTACCGATTCTAACGACCACAGACTGTAAAGGATTCAGTGAAAAGTTCCAGGTTACTAGTCTTTTTGGCAAAGCAGGTGAAAAGGAGGAGCCTCATCATAAGGCCATTGCTGAACTTGAAGGTGTTAGTCTAGATGTTATTAAGGCTGCTGTGAAGGAGAAAAGTAACTTGGTAGAGGAACTCAAGAGGACTGATAGCAATAAGGAAGCATTGGATGCTGCAGTGCAGGATTTAAGGAAAGCAAATGAATTAGCATCACAGTTGGAAgcaagagaaaaaacaaaaccaaaaacttcTCAAAAGGTTGACAATGTTAAATCTTCTGAGGATTTCTTCTCCAGCCCAACTTATCTAACCTGTTCTGGTCGAATGCATCTGGAGAGCTATGCTTGTGCCCTTGGAAATGTTTACTCCTTTGGTCCCAGATTTCAAGCAGATAAAGAGGAGTCCCCGAAACATGCTGCAGAGATGTGGATGTTTGAAGTTGAATTGGCATTTTCACAATTagag GATGCAATCAATTGTGCAGATGACTTTCTCAAGTTCCTCTGCAAATGGGTATTAGAAAACTGTCCTGAAGATATGAAATTTGTTTCTCAACGAATCGACAAAACCAGAGCTGATCGTCTTCATTCGGTGATTTCAAGTTCCTTTGAAAGAATTTCCTACACTGAAGCATTAGATGCTATAAAGAAG GTTacagagaagaaaattgatacaaaaatagaGTGGGGTGCTGCATTAACAGAAGCAGATCTGAG TTATTTGGCTGATGAGATCTTCAAGAAGCCTGTAATCATATACAATTATCCAAAAGAAGCCAAGCCATTTTATGTAAGGCTGAATGATGATGGAAAGACAGTTGCAGCATTTGATATCGTTGTACCGAAG GCTGGAAAGTTGATTTCTGGCAGCCAAAATGAGGAGCGCATCACTATTCTAACTACAAG GGTTAAGGAATTAGGCTTAGCAAGAGAGCAGTACGAATGGTACTTGGATCTTCGCCGGCATGGAACTGTTAAGCACTCTGGATTCAGTCTTGAGTTTGATCTTATGGTTCTCTTTTCCACTGGCCTGACTGATGTAAGAGATGTTATCCCCTTCCCCAGAAGCTATGGCAAAGCCGACTACTAG
- the LOC18767875 gene encoding LOW QUALITY PROTEIN: cysteine-rich repeat secretory protein 55 (The sequence of the model RefSeq protein was modified relative to this genomic sequence to represent the inferred CDS: inserted 2 bases in 1 codon) gives MKIINLAYHILLLLVLIFFSCCSAESQDPLGDFCNEDSTKISNASQISANIDTLLAQLVPKTASLGFFATSYGKGQDRVFGLAQCRGDVVGSKDCSSCIQDAAKQIRKRCPDQADARIWYDYCFLRYNNKSFIGRXILYGNVDNVTDPESFNKELGALVDKIEEQAVVPKNGGLGKGETKLSPFLTLYALVQCTRDLSQLDCSQCLAIAVGNFGTFCDNRKGCRVLYSSCYVRYELYPFFFPLDSNNTLPVADNTLMAVVYDP, from the exons ATGAAGATTATTAACTTGGCATACCATATTCTTCTCTTGCTAGTTCTGATCTTCTTCTCTTGTTGCAGTGCAGAATCTCAAGACCCTTTGGGAGATTTCTGCAACGAAGATAGTACTAAAATAAGTAATGCTAGCCAAATATCAGCAAATATTGATACTTTATTGGCTCAATTGGTGCCCAAAACTGCTTCACTTGGTTTTTTTGCTACTTCCTATGGCAAAGGCCAAGACCGAGTCTTTGGCCTGGCTCAATGCAGAGGGGATGTTGTGGGCAGCAAAGACTGCTCTAGTTGCATCCAAGACGCTGCAAAGCAAATCCGCAAGCGCTGTCCAGACCAGGCAGATGCTCGAATTTGGTACGACTATTGCTTCTTGAGGTACAACAACAAGAGCTTCATTGGGAG TATATTGTACGGGAATGTCGATAATGTGACCGATCCCGAGAGCTTCAACAAAGAACTAGGAGCTCTGGTGGACAAGATTGAGGAACAAGCTGTTGTGCCAAAGAATGGAGGACTTGGGAAAGGTGAGACCAAGCTGTCACCATTTTTGACACTATATGCTTTGGTGCAGTGCACAAGGGACTTGTCTCAGCTAGACTGTTCTCAGTGCTTGGCCATTGCAGTGGGAAATTTCGGAACCTTTTGTGACAACCGCAAGGGTTGTAGAGTTCTATATAGCAGCTGTTATGTCAGATATGAGCTCTATCCATTTTTCTTCCCTCTTGATTCAAACAATACCCTGCCTGTGGCTGATAATACTTTAATGGCTGTAGTTTATGATCCATAG
- the LOC18768437 gene encoding ras-related protein RABA5b has protein sequence MEEEVGGEEYLFKVVLIGDSAVGKSNLLSRFARNEFDPNNKATIGVEFLTQELEIDGKMVKAQIWDTAGQERFRAVTSAYYRGAVGALIVYDISRKTTFESVKRWLDELTTHCETTVARMLVGNKCDLEDIRDVSVEDGKSLAEEEGLFFMETSALNATNVQTAFEMVIREIYSNVSRKVLNSDSYKAELSVNRVNLVKNGADSRKSRMNLSCCAG, from the exons ATGGAGGAAGAGGTAGGAGGAGAAGAGTACTTGTTCAAGGTGGTGCTGATAGGAGACTCGGCAGTGGGCAAGTCGAACCTGCTTTCGCGGTTCGCTCGAAACGAGTTCGACCCCAACAACAAGGCCACAATTGGGGTTGAGTTTCTGACCCAGGAATTGGAAATCGATGGAAAAATGGTGAAGGCCCAGATCTGGGACACTGCTGGTCAAGAACGCTTCAGGGCTGTGACCTCTGCTTACTATAGAGGCGCTGTTGGTGCTCTTATTGTCTATGATATCAGTAGGAAGACCACCTTTGAGAGTGTCAAGCGCTGGCTCGATGAGCTTACCA CTCATTGCGAAACAACAGTAGCAAGGATGTTGGTAGGAAATAAGTGTGATTTGGAGGATATCAGGGATGTGAGCGTGGAAGATGGCAAAAGCCttgcagaagaagaaggccTATTCTTCATGGAGACTTCTGCACTGAATGCTACCAACGTTCAAACGGCTTTCGAGATGGTTATCCGGGAGATTTACAGCAATGTCAGCAGGAAAGTCCTAAATTCCGATTCCTACAAGGCCGAGTTATCTGTCAATCGAGTAAACCTGGTGAAAAATGGGGCAGACTCAAGGAAAAGTCGGATGAATCTCTCGTGTTGTGCTGGATGA
- the LOC18766684 gene encoding uncharacterized protein LOC18766684 yields MTNEQKSAISKAQMETIQSRVEAWIKEQRAKLLKVSWGPLQWRMKWPWVGGDGYREHRRRIHQEYERRRKQLHDLCGAVKADSVSDLQDILCCMVLSECVYKRPASDLVRAVNKFKADFGGQIVSLERVQPSSDHVPHSYLLAEAGDTLFASFIGTKQYKDVMTDANIFQGAIFHEDAVEVTNGTENNKSNRPQNGNGNVENLWNPLESKSKQVNDKAKPAAHRGFLARAKGIPALELYRLAQKKKRNLVLCGHSLGGAVAVLATLAILRVVAASSSSLKENENVKVKCITFSQPPVGNAALRDYVNREGWQHYFKSYCIPEDLVPRILSPAYFHHYNAQPPLVPAETESTSISMLKSEEAVGKRKENEGEQLVLGLGPVQTSIWRLSRLVPLEGVRRQFNKFRGKKVNSVETSSLSDSVATTVVDDDIVEAQSLEIQEGSDGISLKPISETDKEPPYVSPNEKSAKTSTAKNGDGRTWRRVPYLPSYVPFGELYLLENSSVKSLSDAEYSKLTSVGSVIAELRERFRSHSMKSYRFRFQRIYDLCMRDDTSPFSGIEQLQQFPHLQQWLGLAVAGTVELGHIVESPVIRTATSVAPLGWNGIPGEKNGDPLKVDITGFGLHLCTLVHAQVNGNWCSTAVESFPATPTYSSNYGEKVDLQKMRVLVGAPLKQPPKQQMVADSFMHVFPIDSNTANLNREHTSGPSPEEKSIRPEGLSEFFIFCTSDFTTVSKEVHVRTRRVRLLGLEGAGKTSLFKAILSQGRITNISNIENLLPETDVQEGISRGLCFCDSAGVNLQELNMEATRFRDELWAGIRDLNRKTDLIVLVHNLSHRIPRSNNSNGSPPKPALSLLLDEAKSLGIPWVLAVTNKFSVSAHQQKEAIGAVIQSYQASPRTTCVINSCPYVMPSAGARTGDADERMSAQKLIYAPINLVRRPFQKKEIILPVEGVNSLRQVVHHALQTHEEAAFQELARDRLLVEMAREHAMAMDASRDSQAKANSLTSAAVGASLGAGLGLVLAVVMGAASALRKP; encoded by the exons ATGACGAACGAGCAAAAGAGCGCGATTAGCAAAGCGCAAATGGAGACGATACAGAGCCGAGTGGAGGCATGGATCAAGGAGCAGAGAGCCAAGCTCCTGAAGGTGTCGTGGGGCCCACTGCAGTGGAGGATGAAGTGGCCGTGGGTCGGCGGCGACGGCTACCGGGAACATCGCCGGAGGATCCACCAGGAGTACGAGCGCCGCCGCAAGCAGCTCCACGATCTCTGCGGCGCCGTCAAGGCCGACTCCGTCTCCGACCTCCAGGACATCCTCTGCTGCATGGTCCTCTCCGAGTGCGTTTACAAG AGACCTGCTTCGGACTTGGTTCGCGCTGTGAACAAGTTTAAGGCCGACTTCGGAGGACAAATTGTATCTCTCGAGCGTGTTCAGCCTTCTTCGGATCACGTTCCTCACag TTATTTATTGGCGGAAGCAGGTGATACGTTGTTTGCTTCCTTCATTGGTACGAAGCAGTACAA GGATGTGATGACCGATGCGAATATATTTCAAGGTGCTATATTTCATGAGGATGCCGTGGAGGTTACTAATGGGACcgaaaataataaatcaaatcgacctcaaaatggaaatggaaatgtGGAGAATTTGTGGAACCCTCTTGAATCGAAATCGAAGCAAGTGAATGATAAAGCTAAACCGGCTGCTCATCGG ggGTTCTTGGCTCGTGCCAAAGGTATACCTGCTTTGGAATTGTACAGGCttgctcaaaagaaaaaacgcaACCTTGTGTTATGCGGTCACTCACTTGGTGGAGCA GTGGCAGTACTAGCTACCCTTGCTATTTTAAGAGTGgttgctgcttcttcttcttcactaaAGGAGAATGAAAATGTTAAAGTCAAATGCATAACATTTTCCCAGCCCCCTGTTGGGAATGCAGCTTTAAGAGA TTATGTTAATAGAGAGGGGTGGCAGCATTACTTCAAGAGTTACTGCATTCCAGAAGATCTGGTGCCTCGCATCTTGTCTCCTGCTTATTTTCACCATTATAATGCACAACCTCCTTTAGTGCCCGCTGAAACTGAAAGTACTAGCATATCCATGTTAAAAAGTGAGGAAGCAGTAGGAAAACGTAAAGAGAATGAGGGGGAACAATTGGTTCTTGGTTTGGGACCTGTACAGACTTCTATCTGGAGACTTTCAAGGCTTGTTCCCTTAGAGGGCGTAAGAAgacaatttaataaatttagaGGAAAGAAAGTTAATTCTGTTGAGACATCTTCTCTGTCAGATTCTGTTGCAACAACTGTAGTAGATGATGACATTGTTGAAGCACAGTCTCTTGAAATCCAAGAGGGTTCTGATGGTATATCTCTTAAGCCTATCTCTGAAACTGATAAAGAGCCACCATATGTGTCACCAAATGAGAAGTCAGCTAAAACAAGCACTGCTAAAAATGGGGATGGCAGGACATGGCGTAGAGTGCCTTATTTACCTTCATATGTACCATTTGGGGAG CTTTATCTCTTGGAAAATTCATCAGTGAAGTCACTATCAGATGCAGAGTACTCAAAGTTGACATCG GTCGGATCTGTGATTGCGGAACTAAGGGAACGATTTCGATCGCATTCAATGAAGTCATATAGGTTTCGGTTCCAGAG AATCTATGACCTGTGCATGAGAGATGATACCTCACCTTTTTCAGGCATAGAGCAACTGCAGCAGTTTCCGCATCTGCAGCAATGGCTTGGCCTTGCAGTTGCAGGAACTGTGGAGCTTGGGCATATTGTCGAGTCTCCAGTTATTCGGACTGCTACTTCAGTTGCTCCTCTTGGATGGAATGGCATACCTGGTGAGAAGAATGGAGATCCACTAAAAGTTGATATCACTGGTTTTGGATTGCATCTTTGTACACTTGTTCATGCCCAAGTGAATGGCAACTG GTGTTCAACAGCAGTAGAATCCTTTCCTGCTACCCCAACTTACTCTTCAAATTATGGAGAGAAGGTGGACCTACAAAAAATGCGAGTCTTAGTTGGAGCTCCGTTGAAACAACCACCAAAGCAACAGATGGTAGCAGATTCATTTATGCATGTGTTTCCTATTGATTCCAACACAGCTAATCTTAATAGGGAGCACACTTCAGGACCATCTCCTGAGGAAAAGTCCATCCGTCCTGAAGGATTAAgtgaatttttcatattttgtacCAGTGATTTTACCACCGTCTCAAAAGAGGTTCATGTGAGAACTCGTAGGGTGCGGTTACTTGGACTTGAg GGTGCTGGCAAGACTTCACTTTTTAAGGCTATATTATCCCAAGGCAGAATAACCAATATTTCCAATATTGAGAATCTGCTTCCAGAAACTGATGTCCAAGAAGGTATTTCTCGTGGTTTATGCTTCTGTGATTCAGCAGGGGTAAATTTGCAG GAGCTGAATATGGAGGCCACTCGTTTCAGAGATGAACTATGGGCAGGAATTCGTGATCTTAATCGAAAGACAGACTTGATTGTTCTTGTTCATAACCTGTCTCATAGAATACCACGCTCTAACAACTCAAATGGATCCCCGCCAAAGCCAGCCCTTTCACTTCTACTGGATGAAGCTAAATCTCTGGGAATTCCTTGGGTTCTTGCCGTAACAAACAAATTTTCTGTCAGTGCTCATCAGCAAAAAGAAGCAATTGGTGCTGTTATCCAGTCATACCAAGCATCTCCGAGAACCACTTGCGTTATCAATTCCTGTCCATATGTCATGCCCAGTGCTGGTGCAAGGACTGGAGATGCTGATGAGAGGATGAGTGCTCAAAAGCTTATTTATGCTCCCATAAATCTTGTTAGGAGGCCTTTccagaagaaagaaatcatTCTCCCAGTGGAGGGTGTCAACTCTCTTCGTCAAGTAGTCCATCATGCGCTACAAACCCATGAAGAAGCCGCCTTTCAG GAACTTGCTAGAGATCGGCTTTTGGTGGAAATGGCACGAGAGCATGCAATGGCTATGGATGCAAGCCGCGATTCTCAAGCTAAGGCAAATTCACTTACATCTGCAGCTGTGGGTGCTTCCCTTGGAGCTGGCCTTGGGCTTGTCTTGGCTGTTGTCATGGGTGCAGCATCTGCCTTGAGGAAGCCTTAG
- the LOC18768827 gene encoding cytochrome b561 and DOMON domain-containing protein At3g25290 has product MASSSSSPPSLAFLGLTLALVLLISPAHSLTCTTQTFTNNKLYSNCVDLPTLKSYLHWTYDSSNSTLSIAFVATPAKSDGWIAWAINPTSTGMKGAQTLLTYKKSDGSMDVKTFNISSYNNIVESKLAFDVWDTSAESSGGVFRLFAKLKVEEMESVNQVWQVGPSVSNGFPAKHDFNTDNLQAKGSLSLTGGTTTPTTTTGDSKLKKRNIHGILNAVSWGLLFPIGIIIARYLRTFQSADPAWFYLHIFCQVSGYAIGVAGWATGIKLGSESEGVVYSAHRKIGITLFSLATVQIFALFLRPKKEHKYRFYWNIYHHTLGYAILILSILNVFKGLDILNPAKHWRSTYIIVIIALGAIALLLEAITWVVVLKRRSTKSTKPYDGFNNGQG; this is encoded by the exons atggcttcttcttcttcttctcctccttctcTGGCATTTCTGGGGCTAACGCTCGCTCTGGTTTTGTTAATCTCACCCGCGCATTCACTCACCTGCACCACCCAAACCTTCACCAACAACAAGCTCTACTCAAACTGCGTAGACCTCCCCACGCTCAAATCCTACCTCCACTGGACCTACGACTCGTCCAACTCCACTCTCTCAATCGCCTTCGTCGCGACTCCAGCCAAATCCGACGGCTGGATCGCGTGGGCCATCAATCCGACGAGCACCGGCATGAAGGGGGCCCAGACCCTGCTCACCTACAAGAAATCCGACGGCTCCATGGATGTCAAGACCTTCAACATCAGCTCCTACAACAATATCGTCGAGTCGAAGCTCGCTTTCGATGTCTGGGACACCAGCGCCGAGTCATCCGGCGGCGTTTTTAGGCTCTTTGCGAAGTTGAAGGTGGAGGAGATGGAGAGCGTGAACCAGGTTTGGCAAGTGGGGCCCTCTGTTTCAAATGGGTTTCCGGCGAAACATGATTTCAACACAGACAATCTCCAAGCCAAGGGGAGCCTGAGCTTGACCGGAGGCACCACAACCCCCACAACCACCACCGGAGACTCCAAGTTGAAGAAGAGGAAT ATTCATGGAATTTTGAATGCTGTGAGTTGGGGGTTGCTGTTTCCGATTGGGATCATCATAGCAAGGTACTTGAGGACGTTTCAGTCTGCGGATCCAGCATGGTTTTATCTTCATATATTCTGCCAGGTATCTGGTTATGCCATTGGGGTCGCCGGCTGGGCTACCGGAATTAAGCTCGGAAGTGAGTCCGAAGGGGTTGTATACTCTGCTCACCGGAAAATCGGAATCACCCTGTTCTCCCTTGCAACTGTCCAG ATTTTTGCATTGTTCTTGAGACCGAAGAAGGAGCACAAGTACCGGTTCTACTGGAACATCTACCACCACACCCTCGGATACGCCATTCTCATCCTCAGCATTCTGAATGTGTTCAAGGGCCTGGACATACTAAATCCTGCCAAGCATTGGAGATCCACTTACATAATTGTGATTATTGCCTTGGGTGCAATTGCCTTGTTATTGGAAGCAATTACTTGGGTTGTGGTCTTGAAGAGGAGGTCAACCAAGTCCACCAAGCCATATGATGGTTTCAACAATGGACAAGGCTGA
- the LOC18766168 gene encoding auxin-induced in root cultures protein 12 codes for MQPITTKPYNQNQYVEKLSCTSAISAYHVIYRIHLTIYFQYKFSHNLYIQQNISLPFSIHSQSLSPYSPIMASSLHLLLLVSVSWISLLALVISPAQAATCSSQTFKNNKLYPNCSDLPFLSSYLHWTYNASNSSLSIAFVATPSKSEGWVAWAINPTAAKMAGAQTLLAYKTEDGAPVVKTFNITSYSSIVPGKLAFDVWDVSAEFSKGTFTIFASVKVPKDAASVNQVWQLGPAINKTSGFPVKHDFAPPNLQSFSTLYLMANSTTGTPVGANSTANSTGGGGSGALRIGSGGNMGVLSVSVLVLGALIAI; via the coding sequence atgCAACCGATTACAACGAAACCATACAATCAAAACCAATATGTAGAGAAATTATCCTGTACATCCGCAATATCAGCATATCACGTGATATATCGAATACATCtaacaatttattttcaatataaatTCTCCCACAACCTTTACATTCAGCAGAAcatctctctccctttttcaATTCACAGccaatctctctctccataTTCTCCAATAATGGCTTCctctcttcatcttcttcttcttgtctcAGTCTCATGGATCTCCCTCCTGGCTCTGGTAATATCACCAGCACAGGCAGCCACCTGCAGCTCACAGACATTCAAGAACAACAAGCTCTACCCCAACTGCAGCGACCTCCCCTTCCTCAGCTCCTACCTCCACTGGACCTACAATGCCTCCAattcctctctctccatcGCCTTCGTGGCGACGCCGTCCAAATCTGAAGGCTGGGTGGCGTGGGCCATCAACCCCACCGCCGCCAAGATGGCTGGGGCCCAGACCCTCCTGGCCTACAAAACCGAGGATGGAGCCCCAGTCGTCAAAACATTCAACATCACCTCGTACAGCTCCATTGTGCCGGGAAAACTCGCGTTCGACGTATGGGACGTCAGCGCGGAGTTCTCCAAAGGCACGTTCACGATATTCGCCTCCGTCAAGGTCCCAAAAGACGCAGCGTCCGTGAACCAGGTCTGGCAGTTGGGCCCCGCCATCAACAAGACCTCCGGCTTCCCCGTGAAGCATGACTTCGCCCCACCCAATCTCCAGTCGTTTAGCACCTTGTACTTGATGGCCAATTCCACCACGGGCACTCCCGTTGGTGCTAATTCCACCGCCAACAGcactggtggtggtggtagcgGAGCTTTGAGGATTGGGAGTGGAGGAAACATGGGTGTGTTGTCTGTTTCGGTTTTGGTTCTTGGAGCTCTCATTGCAATCTAA
- the LOC18766708 gene encoding auxin-induced in root cultures protein 12 → MASSLHPVLLVSVSWISLLALLISPAQAATCTSQTFKKNKLYAHCSDLPFLSSYLHWTYNASNSSLSVAFVAKPAKSDGWVAWAINPTETKMAGAQTLLAYKTENGAPAVNTLNISSYSSIVPGKLSFEVWDVSAEFSNDTFTIFATVKVPKDAASVNQVWQVGSAVNKTSGFPEKHDVAPPNLKSFGTLSLGANSTTTTNSTTGTPAGTNTTTNSTGGGGSGALRIGSGGNMGLFSVSLLVLGALIAL, encoded by the coding sequence ATGGCTTCCTCTCTTCATCCCGTTCTTCTTGTCTCAGTCTCGTGGATCTCCCTCCTGGCTCTGCTAATCTCACCCGCGCAAGCAGCCACCTGCACCTCACAGACATTCAAGAAAAACAAGCTCTACGCCCACTGCAGCGACCTCCCCTTCCTCAGCTCCTACCTCCACTGGACCTACAATGCCTCCAACTCCTCTCTCTCCGTCGCCTTCGTGGCGAAGCCGGCCAAATCTGACGGCTGGGTCGCGTGGGCCATCAACCCCACCGAGACCAAGATGGCTGGGGCCCAGACCCTCTTAGCCTACAAGACCGAGAACGGGGCACCAGCCGTCAACACATTGAACATCTCCTCGTACAGCTCCATCGTGCCGGGAAAACTCTCGTTCGAAGTCTGGGACGTCAGCGCGGAGTTTTCCAACGACACCTTCACGATCTTCGCCACCGTCAAGGTCCCGAAGGACGCGGCATCAGTGAACCAGGTCTGGCAGGTGGGCTCCGCCGTCAACAAGACCTCCGGTTTCCCCGAGAAGCATGACGTCGCCCCACCCAATCTCAAGTCGTTTGGCACCTTGTCCTTGGGGGCCAATTCCACTACTACCACAAATTCCACTACGGGCACTCCCGCTGGTACTAATACCACTACCAATAGcactggtggtggtggtagcgGAGCCTTGAGGATTGGGAGTGGAGGAAACATGGGATTGTTCTCTGTTTCGCTTTTGGTTCTTGGAGCTCTCATTGCTCTctaa